The Allocatelliglobosispora scoriae genome contains a region encoding:
- the crtI gene encoding phytoene desaturase family protein → MRTISNPTSRVIVVGAGLGGLSCALHLAGAGREVTVLERHSQPGGRAGLLALDGYRFDTGPTVLTAPELIAEPLHAVGEELHDWLDLVRLEPAYRAHYPDGSTLDVSADRQAMWDNIRTVCGRQEADGYLRFADWAQHLWQLERKDFIDRNLDGPRDLMTMNLLRLLGTGAFRPLSHKIGEFFRDARTQRIFSFQALYAGLAPRDALAIYAVIAYLDTVAGVFHPRGGMHQLPVALAGAAEKHGVTFRYDTTVTAVETRGGRAVAVQTLDGERITADAVVLNPDLPSAYDLLPGPPPKRKLKASPSCVVIHLGSTATYSKIAHHNIHFGQAWERTFDEVIERGELMSDPSLLVTNPSRTDPTLAPEGRQSYYILAPVPNLRAAPVTWSPQLGRRYAGEILATLEHRGYLDLGASIDVSHVVTPADWARQGHLAGSPFSAAHTFRQTGPFRPGNTHPNLSNVVFVGSGTQPGVGVPMVLISGKLAAARVTG, encoded by the coding sequence GTGCGAACCATATCCAATCCGACAAGTCGGGTGATCGTGGTGGGCGCGGGCCTGGGCGGACTCTCCTGCGCCCTCCACCTCGCCGGCGCCGGTCGCGAGGTGACCGTGCTCGAACGCCACAGCCAGCCCGGCGGCCGAGCGGGCCTGCTGGCGCTGGACGGGTACCGCTTCGACACCGGCCCCACCGTGCTCACCGCACCCGAGCTCATCGCCGAGCCGCTGCACGCGGTGGGCGAGGAGCTGCACGACTGGCTCGACCTCGTGCGGCTGGAACCGGCCTACCGGGCGCACTACCCCGACGGGTCGACGCTCGATGTCAGCGCCGACCGGCAGGCGATGTGGGACAACATCCGCACGGTCTGCGGCCGCCAGGAGGCCGACGGATATCTCCGCTTCGCCGACTGGGCGCAGCACCTCTGGCAGCTCGAACGCAAGGATTTCATCGACCGCAATCTCGACGGTCCGCGGGACCTGATGACGATGAACCTGCTGCGGCTGCTCGGCACCGGCGCGTTCCGCCCGCTGAGTCACAAGATCGGCGAGTTCTTCCGCGATGCCCGTACCCAGCGGATCTTCTCTTTTCAAGCGCTCTACGCGGGGCTCGCGCCGCGGGACGCCCTCGCGATCTACGCGGTGATCGCGTATCTCGACACCGTCGCCGGCGTCTTCCACCCGCGCGGCGGGATGCACCAGCTGCCGGTGGCGCTCGCCGGTGCGGCGGAGAAGCACGGCGTGACCTTCCGTTACGACACGACCGTGACCGCCGTGGAGACGCGCGGCGGCCGGGCGGTCGCGGTGCAGACGCTCGACGGCGAGCGGATCACCGCCGACGCGGTGGTGCTCAATCCCGACCTGCCCAGCGCCTATGACCTGCTGCCGGGGCCGCCACCGAAGCGCAAGCTCAAGGCATCCCCGAGCTGCGTCGTGATCCACCTCGGCTCGACCGCGACCTACTCCAAGATCGCTCATCACAACATTCACTTCGGGCAGGCCTGGGAACGGACGTTTGACGAGGTCATCGAGCGGGGCGAGCTGATGAGCGACCCGTCCCTGCTCGTCACCAACCCCAGCCGCACCGACCCGACGCTCGCTCCGGAGGGCAGGCAGAGCTACTACATCCTCGCGCCGGTCCCGAACCTGCGGGCAGCGCCGGTGACCTGGTCACCACAGCTGGGCCGCCGGTACGCCGGTGAGATTCTCGCCACACTCGAACATCGCGGATATCTAGATCTTGGAGCGTCGATCGACGTGTCACACGTGGTAACCCCGGCAGACTGGGCCCGACAAGGGCATCTGGCCGGATCCCCCTTCTCCGCCGCGCACACATTTCGGCAGACCGGGCCGTTCCGCCCGGGCAACACGCACCCTAATCTATCTAATGTGGTCTTTGTGGGCTCCGGCACGCAGCCGGGCGTGGGTGTGCCAATGGTGCTGATCTCGGGAAAACTCGCCGCGGCGAGGGTGACGGGATGA
- the idi gene encoding isopentenyl-diphosphate Delta-isomerase: MTSRETHLVELVDTEGTAIGELSVADAHQSPGRLHRAFSVLLMDSQGRLLLQQRATAKTRFPGRWANTACGHPAPGEKLVTAAARRLAEEVGLTGVDLTEVGAFTYRADDPASGRVEHEYDHVLLGIIEPTAYRPKIDPAEVAALRWVEPSTLWVGLNEHPEQYAPWLPGVTRLALP, translated from the coding sequence ATCACGTCCCGCGAGACGCACCTCGTCGAGCTCGTCGACACCGAGGGGACCGCGATCGGCGAGCTCTCGGTCGCCGACGCGCACCAGAGCCCAGGGCGGCTCCACCGCGCATTCTCCGTGCTGCTGATGGACTCCCAGGGCAGGCTCCTGCTCCAGCAGCGCGCCACGGCCAAGACCCGTTTCCCTGGCCGCTGGGCCAACACCGCCTGCGGGCACCCCGCCCCCGGTGAGAAGCTCGTCACCGCAGCCGCGAGGCGTCTCGCCGAGGAGGTCGGCCTCACCGGTGTCGATCTCACCGAGGTCGGCGCCTTCACCTATCGCGCGGACGATCCGGCATCCGGCCGGGTCGAGCACGAGTACGACCACGTGCTGCTCGGCATCATCGAGCCGACGGCCTACCGGCCCAAGATCGATCCTGCCGAGGTCGCCGCCCTTCGATGGGTCGAGCCATCGACACTGTGGGTCGGTCTCAACGAGCACCCCGAGCAGTACGCGCCCTGGCTACCAGGCGTTACCCGCTTAGCACTGCCCTAA
- a CDS encoding phytoene/squalene synthase family protein has protein sequence MEAIVAAAYRRCRELHRIHGRSYYLATKLLPRRDRWHVHALYGFTRHADDLVDHPGADPALALTELGKAMHAGLADPTAVADHPLLPAFVQTARELRWDPADLDLFLSSMAMDLTVTAYPTYCDLLGYMDGSAAVIGTLLLPILRPTDLAAAREPARQLGLAFQLTNFLRDVGEDLDRGRVYLPAEDLARFGVSRATLRSRTPAVRQLIRYEVGRAREHYELAAAGVAVLPPASARCVRVAHAVYGAILDEIESADYDVFSERITVPAVRRLRLAAAAIRSSAA, from the coding sequence GTGGAGGCGATCGTCGCGGCTGCCTATCGCCGCTGCCGAGAGCTTCATCGTATCCACGGCCGCAGCTACTACCTCGCCACCAAGCTGCTGCCGCGCCGCGACCGGTGGCACGTGCACGCGCTCTACGGCTTCACCCGCCATGCCGACGATCTCGTCGACCACCCCGGTGCCGACCCGGCCCTCGCCCTCACCGAACTCGGCAAGGCGATGCACGCCGGGCTCGCCGATCCCACCGCCGTCGCCGATCACCCGCTGCTGCCCGCTTTCGTGCAGACCGCTCGTGAGCTGCGGTGGGACCCCGCTGACCTGGACCTGTTCCTGAGCAGCATGGCGATGGATCTGACCGTCACGGCGTACCCGACATATTGTGATCTGCTCGGCTACATGGACGGATCCGCGGCCGTGATCGGCACGCTGCTGCTGCCGATCCTGCGGCCGACGGACCTGGCGGCGGCGCGCGAGCCCGCGCGGCAGCTCGGCCTCGCCTTCCAGCTCACCAACTTCCTGCGCGACGTGGGCGAGGACCTCGACCGCGGCCGCGTCTACCTCCCCGCCGAAGATCTCGCGCGCTTCGGGGTCAGCCGGGCCACGCTGCGCTCGCGCACCCCGGCGGTCCGGCAGCTCATCCGGTACGAGGTGGGCCGCGCCCGCGAGCACTACGAGCTGGCCGCCGCCGGGGTGGCCGTCCTGCCGCCCGCGTCGGCTCGGTGCGTGCGGGTGGCGCACGCCGTCTACGGCGCGATCCTGGACGAGATCGAGTCGGCGGATTACGACGTCTTCAGCGAGCGGATCACCGTGCCCGCGGTGCGGCGGCTGCGGCTCGCGGCGGCGGCTATCCGCTCGTCCGCCGCTTGA